GCAGCCGCAGCAGACCCCCGGGCAGGGCTGCTGAGCCTGCGGGAAACGCCTGACGCGGCGCCCGCCTCCGCCGGGACGGTGATCGCCAGGCCGTTCCATGCGACGGGCTGTCCGGCGTGGTCGGGCCGCCCGGCGGGTTGTCCGGCGGGCTGTCTCCGGGCCGAGGACCGGATGCCGCGCACCGCAGGCCGGGTCGGAAGTCCACGTCACGCAGGGTGCGCCGGGCGCGGCCCTGGTGAGTTCGCCGACGTCGTCAAGGCCGGTGCCGTCGAGTCCCACCGATGCACCGACGTCATCGTGGTCAGGACGTCGTGGTCGAGACGTCGTGGTCAGGACGTCAAGGTCAGGACGTCACCGAGATCGCCGACCGCACCGGGATCACGGCGGGTCCACGGCCAGCCGATACCCGCGTTTGACGACGGTCTGGACGAGCCTCGGCTCGCCGAGGGCGGTGCGGAGCCTGCCGATCGCGGTCTCCACGGCGTGCTCGTCCCCGCCGGTCGGCAGGGCCGCCAGCAGTCGCCGCCTCGGCACGACGCGCCCCGGTGTCGCGGCCAGCGCCCGGAAGACCGCCATCGGCGCCCGAGGTACCGGCCGCAGCATCCCGTCGACGACCGCCGCGTGGCCGCGCAGCTCGACCTCACGGGCGGCGATCCACAGCCGCCCGGCCCTGGCGGGCAGCGTCACCGCCAACTCCCGAACGAGCGCGCCGATCCTGGCCCGCTCCGGCCGCACCACCGGGACCCGCCGGGCCGCCAACGGTCCGGCGCAGATCGAGCCGACGCAGGCCACCAGCACGTCGCGGCGCAGCTCCGCCAGCAGCAGCTCCTCTCGGCCCGTCTCCGCCGCCACCGCCAGCAGATTGCTCGCCGCGGGCGCGCTGGTGAACGCGAGGGCGTCGATCTGCCGGGTCAGGATCGCGTCCACCAGCCGGTGCAGCGGCGCCGAGTCCAGCGGCGGCTGCCACCGATAGACCGGCACCTCCACGACGTCGGCGCCCGCCTCGCGCAGCGCGGCCACGAACTCCGGCTGGGGCTCGCCGTGGAGCTGGACCACGATGCGGCGGCCCGCCACCCCGTCGGACAGCAGGTGACCGAGCATCTCGGCGTTGCTCTCCGTCGGCGGCGACCACGTCTCGATCAGCCCGGCCGCCCGCACCGCGCCGCGAGACTTCGGCCCCCTGGTCAGCAGCCGGGCCGCCCCGAGCCTGCCCAGCAGCCCGTTGCCCAGCCCCCAGCCCTCGGCGGCCTCCAGCCAGCCCCGGAAGCCGATCGCCGTGGTCACCACCACCGCGTCCACCGGGGCCCGCAACACCGCCTCCGTGGCGGCCCGCAGCCGCACGTCGTCGGCCAGCGGAATGATGCGGATGGCGGGGGCGTGCACCACCACCGCGCCCTTGCGCTCCAGCAGCGCGACCAGTTCCTCCGCCCGACGCGCGGCCGTGACTCCCACCGTGAACCCGGCCAGCGGCAGCAGCTCGCCTGCCTCGGTCGTCCGGTGTGCTGTCATGGACGTCCCACCTGAACGGCCCCCGCCACGAGCCGGACCGGATGGGCCCGGACCGAGACGGCCGGATCGTCGAGACAGCGTCCCGTCTGCAGGTCGAACACCTGCTTGTGCATGGGCGAGCTGACGACCGGGCTGCCCGCGCGGTCACCGACGATGCCTCGGGACAACACGGCCGCCCCGCTCACCGGGTCGAGATTGTCCAGGGCGAAGAGCTGGTCGTCATGAGTGCGGAACACCGCGACCTGATCCCCGCCCGGCAGCAGCGCGGCCACCCCGCGCTCGCGCTGCAACATCCTCAGGTCGCAGACGCTCACCCAGGTCGACTCGAACAATGCGGTCATGGGCTCTTCACCTCCGGGACACCGAGGAGCACCGGCACACGCTGGCCGCGCTCCTCACGGAACGAGATGGACGGGTCGGGGGTCTCCGGCGCGTTGACGAACGAACTGAACCTGGCGAGTTTCTCCGGGTCGTCCAGCACGCCGCGCCATTCATCGACGTAATCGGTGACGTGCGCGGCCATCGCGGCCTCCAGCTCGGCGCAGATGCCGAGACTGTCGTCGACGATCACCGCTCTGAGATGGTCCAGGCCGCCCTCCATGGACTCGATCCAGGCGGCGGTGCGCTGCAACCGGTCGGCGGTGCGGACGTAGAACATCAGGAAGCGGTCGATCAGCCGGATGAGCGTCTCGGTGTCGACGTCGGTCACCAGCAGCTCGGCGTGGCGGGGGGTGAAGCCCCCGTTGCCACCCACGTAGACGTTCCAGCCGGACTCGGTCGCGATGATCCCGACGTCCTTGCTCCTGGCCTCGGCGCACTCGCGGGCACAGCCGGAGACGCCGGCCTTGATCTTGTGCGGCGCGCGCAGCCCCCGATAGCGCAGCTCCAGGTCCACCGCGAGACTCACCGAGTCCTGCACGCCGAAGCGGCACCAGGTGGAGCCGACGCACGACTTCACCGTGCGCAGCGCCTTGCCGTAGGCGTGTCCCGACTCGAAGCCCGCCTCAACCAGCCTGCGCCAGATCAGCGGCAGCTGGTCCACGGTGGCGCCGAGCAGGTCGATCCGCTGGGCTCCGGTGATCTTGGTGTAGAGCCCGAAGTCCTTGGCGACCTGCGCGATCACCAGCAGCTTGTCCGGGGTGATCTCCCCGCCGGGAATCCTCGGCACCACCGAGTAGGTCCCGTTGCGCTGGATGTTGGCCAGATAGCGGTCGTTGGTGTCCTGGAGGACGGCCTGCTCACCGTCCAGGACGTGACCGCCGCCGAGCGAGGCGAGGATCGAGGCGGCCACCGGCTTGCACACGTCGCAGCCGCGTCCCCGACCGTGCCGCGCGATCAGCTCGCTGAAGGTCCGCAGGCCGGTGGACCGGACGATCTCGAACAGCTCCGCCCTGGTGTGCTCGAAGTGCTCGCACAGCGCGCGGGACTGCTCCACCCCGCGCTCGGCGAGCATCCGCTTGAGCATCGGAACACACGAGCCGCAGCCGCTGCCCGCCTTGGTACAGGACTTCAGTGCGGGGACGTCGGTGCAGCCGTCGTCGATCGCCGCGTTCAACGCGCCCTTGGTGACCGCGTGACACGAGCAGACCTGTGCCGAGTCCGGCAGCGCCGCCGTGCCGACCTGTCCGCCGCCGCCCTCCGGCGCGAGGAGCTGATCGGGTTGTGCGGGCAGCGGGGCGCCGACCAGCGGCCGGAGCAGACCGTAGGCACCCGCGTCGCCCACCAGCACGCCGCCGAGCAC
The Actinoalloteichus fjordicus DNA segment above includes these coding regions:
- a CDS encoding uroporphyrinogen-III synthase, whose product is MTAHRTTEAGELLPLAGFTVGVTAARRAEELVALLERKGAVVVHAPAIRIIPLADDVRLRAATEAVLRAPVDAVVVTTAIGFRGWLEAAEGWGLGNGLLGRLGAARLLTRGPKSRGAVRAAGLIETWSPPTESNAEMLGHLLSDGVAGRRIVVQLHGEPQPEFVAALREAGADVVEVPVYRWQPPLDSAPLHRLVDAILTRQIDALAFTSAPAASNLLAVAAETGREELLLAELRRDVLVACVGSICAGPLAARRVPVVRPERARIGALVRELAVTLPARAGRLWIAAREVELRGHAAVVDGMLRPVPRAPMAVFRALAATPGRVVPRRRLLAALPTGGDEHAVETAIGRLRTALGEPRLVQTVVKRGYRLAVDPP
- the nirD gene encoding nitrite reductase small subunit NirD; protein product: MTALFESTWVSVCDLRMLQRERGVAALLPGGDQVAVFRTHDDQLFALDNLDPVSGAAVLSRGIVGDRAGSPVVSSPMHKQVFDLQTGRCLDDPAVSVRAHPVRLVAGAVQVGRP
- the nirB gene encoding nitrite reductase large subunit NirB — translated: MTRTLVIVGNGMVGHRVVQALRDRDVTGAWRVVVLAEEPRPAYDRVALSSYVDSWRPETLRLPGAEFAEDETVELRLGDPVVDVDPTARTVTTASGVTRAYDALVLATGSRPFVPPVPGHDLAGCHVYRTIEDLDGIRAAAEHAETGVVVGGGLLGLEAANALRLLGVRPHVVELAPRLMPLQIDEGGGAVLRGQVERLGVAVHSGVSTQEVLGSAGGEVTGVRLSDGGRIDTPLVVFSAGVRPRDDLARRIGLTVGERGGIVVDAGCQTSEPSIYAVGECACVAGRVYGLVGPGYAMAEVVVDRLLGGAAEFAGADTSTKLKLLGIDVASFGDAHAQAPGALEVVHNDPVAGTYKKLVVSDDAKTVLGGVLVGDAGAYGLLRPLVGAPLPAQPDQLLAPEGGGGQVGTAALPDSAQVCSCHAVTKGALNAAIDDGCTDVPALKSCTKAGSGCGSCVPMLKRMLAERGVEQSRALCEHFEHTRAELFEIVRSTGLRTFSELIARHGRGRGCDVCKPVAASILASLGGGHVLDGEQAVLQDTNDRYLANIQRNGTYSVVPRIPGGEITPDKLLVIAQVAKDFGLYTKITGAQRIDLLGATVDQLPLIWRRLVEAGFESGHAYGKALRTVKSCVGSTWCRFGVQDSVSLAVDLELRYRGLRAPHKIKAGVSGCARECAEARSKDVGIIATESGWNVYVGGNGGFTPRHAELLVTDVDTETLIRLIDRFLMFYVRTADRLQRTAAWIESMEGGLDHLRAVIVDDSLGICAELEAAMAAHVTDYVDEWRGVLDDPEKLARFSSFVNAPETPDPSISFREERGQRVPVLLGVPEVKSP